In Triticum aestivum cultivar Chinese Spring chromosome 5B, IWGSC CS RefSeq v2.1, whole genome shotgun sequence, the following proteins share a genomic window:
- the LOC123110480 gene encoding uncharacterized protein isoform X2, which translates to MVQQQERHLLKTNDIHHVWNHGPKHGGGFHCRYCNMKNSGGGATRFKEHLGKIVGEVKECPNVPRNVHDIMRKAVLEMRKKKREKESRKLRFERELMDEMYQRNGVINIDDDKDEEIHMALRESLRDRNVSRAVERRRGSGSGVRVSLGKQSITAYFDKQLSSNKVSMQPKISTAMDSSSRDAVGQAWAKFFHANDIAGRKADCPYFQAAMKITQNLGAAPIPTGKEIDGKYLDKNYEESREWLKLFKQDWKNYGVTVMCDSWTGPTGMSLINFMVYCNTRMFFHKSIDASGQSQNSEFLYREIKQVVVEEIGHENVVQIVTDNGSNYKKACKTLVEQPEFSHIVWQPCAAHTVNLMLKDIGKFPEVDVIVKSAKQICRFFYNHNNLHDSMRKNVGGELIKPNATRFGTVFMFLESYLEKKDKFRKWMVSDDWKNSIWKNDADHVFAEDLLSSNMWWTALEWVLDLLEPLYVALRYADTQKKCTLSGFKKTMMTAIQKMSSHLGGGSQMLDRVMSKVSPRMEDMQNETLMVAAAVLDPFTHYRVNLSNLPEYASALTDAIEKIADPESALLAINEISTYRECRGRFRHSLARSSAERMAPTEWWFQFGGEVPNLQKWALRIVSQCVSSSGCERNWTAFALVHTKQRNRLLYCKLHKSVSVRYNLKLRAEEDEDIVKLSYREKEIDPCAVMMDTVMHDESNPMMEWLNEDEEHIVLDGSDAATAVLEEIRRLNSRRKASHLGRKEISRKGKRVREDEEDEFISSEDDDEANGSMDIDDGDDGQEEDDESDGEGLPRQAEKDARSQVNDIEVTRDENMVNRRSGRQAKKVKDVNSLYY; encoded by the exons ACCAACGACATACATCATGTGTGGAACCATGGCCCCAAGCACGGAGGAGGATTTCATTGTCGGTATTGCAACATGAAGAATTCTGGAGGAGGTGCAACCCGCTTCAAAGAGCATCTTGGCAAGATAGTAGGTGAAGTGAAGGAGTGCCCAAATGTTCCAAGAAATGTGCATGATATAATGAGGAAGGCCGTGCTTGAGATGAGGAAaaagaagagggagaaggaaagtcgTAAGCTTAGATTTGAACGTGAGTTGATGGATGAGATGTACCAGAGAAATGGTGTGATAAATATTGATGATGATAAAGATGAAGAAATTCATATGGCACTACGGGAGTCACTAAGAGACAG GAATGTATCTCGTGCAGTTGAGAGGAGGCGTGGTAGTGGCAGTGGTGTTCGCGTTTCCCTTGGGAAACAGAGTATCACAGCCTACTTTGACAAGCAATTGTCGAGCAACAAAGTATCAATGCAACCCAAGATCAGCACTGCTATGGATAGCAGCTCAAGGGATGCTGTTGGCCAAGCTTGGGCGAAGTTTTTTCATGCAAATGACATCGCTGGTCGAAAAGCTGACTGTCCATATTTTCAGGCTGCCATGAAGATCACTCAAAATCTTGGTGCTGCTCCTATTCCAACTGGAAAAGAGATTGATGGGAAGTATTTAGACAAAAATTATGAAGAGTCTCGAGAGTGGCTGAAGCTATTCAAGCAAGATTGGAAGAACTATGGTGTAACTGTTATGTGTGACTCCTGGACTGGGCCTACTGGCATGAGTCTTATCAATTTCATGGTCTATTGCAATACACGGATGTTCTTCCATAAATCCATTGATGCTTCTGGCCAGTCTCAAAATTCAG AATTTCTCTATAGAGAGATTAAACAGGTTGTTGTTGAAGAGATAGGCCACGAAAATGTAGTTCAGATTGttactgataatggctcaaattacAAGAAAGCTTGTAAAACTCTTGTTGAACAACCAGAATTCAGTCATATTGTTTGGCAGCCATGTGCAGCCCACACGGTTAATCTAATGCTTAAAGACATAGGTAAGTTTCCTGAGGTTGATGTGATAGTCAAAAGTGCCAAGCAAATCTGTAGGTTTTTTTATAATCACAACAACCTACATGATAGCATGAGGAAGAACGTTGGTGGTGAGCTGATTAAACCGAATGCCACCCGGTTTGGAACTGTGTTTATGTTCCTTGAGAGTTATTTGGAGAAGAAAGATAAATTTAGGAAATGGATGGTGTCCGACGACTGGAAGAACAGTATTTGGAAGAATGATGCGGACCATGTGTTTGCTGAAGATTTGCTATCCAGTAACATGTGGTGGACAGCCTTAGAATGGGTTCTTGATTTGCTTGAGCCACTCTATGTAGCCCTCAGATATGCTGATACACAAAAGAAATGTACTCTATCTGGTTTCAAGAAGACTATGATGACAGCCATACAAAAGATGAGTTCTCATCTTGGTGGTGGGTCACAGATGTTAGATAGAGTCATGAGCAAGGTGTCCCCGAGGATGGAAGATATGCAAAATGAGACACTAATGGTTGCAG CTGCTGTCCTTGATCCGTTCACACATTATCGGGTGAATTTGAGCAACCTTCCAGAATATGCTTCTGCACTAACGGATGCCATCGAGAAGATAGCAGACCCTGAGAGCGCTCTTTTGGCTATCAATGAAATCAGCACTTATAGGGAATGTCGTGGGAGGTTTAGGCATAGTTTGGCACGCTCTTCCGCAGAAAGAATGGCACCAA CTGAGTGGTGGTTCCAGTTTGGAGGGGAAGTTCCTAATTTGCAGAAGTGGGCATTGAGAATTGTTTCACAGTGTGTCTCTTCAAGTGGCTGTGAGAGGAATTGGACTGCTTTTGCCTTGGTCCACACGAAGCAAAGAAATCGCCTTCTATACTGCAAGCTTCACAAAAGTGTTTCTGTACGCTACAACCTGAAG TTACgtgctgaagaagatgaagatattGTGAAGCTGAGTTATAGGGAGAAGGAAATTGATCCATGTGCAGTGATGATGGATACAGTTATGCATGACGAATCAAACCCAATGATGGAGTGGCTGAACGAGGATGAAGAGCATATAGTCCTTGATGGATCTGATGCTGCTACTGCTGTGTTGGAGGAAATACGTCGCCTTAACTCAAGGAGGAAAGCCTCTCATCTTGGAAGGAAGGAAATTAGCAGGAAAGGAAAGAGGGTAcgtgaagatgaggaggatgagTTCATTAGcagtgaggatgatgatgaagcgAATGGATCCATGGAcattgatgatggtgatgatggccaagaagaggatgatgaatctGATGGAGAAGGTTTGCCAAGACAAGCTGAAAAAGATGCACGAAGCCAAGTGAATGATATTGAGGTAACAAGGGATGAAAATATGGTGAATCGTAGATCTGGACGGCAAGCCAAGAAGGTCAAGGACGTCAACTCCCTTTACTATTAG
- the LOC123110481 gene encoding probable glucan 1,3-beta-glucosidase A has product MRSRLFHYSLLLVLCFLSRSSAAMAAPRLPVRAVNLGGWLVTEGWILPSLFDGIPNNDLLDGTQLQFKSVTQNAYVAAENGGGAGLVANRPQASGWETFKLWRINEVTFNFKVFGNQFVGVKSDGSLVATAASPGRPETFRLVRSPGDQYRMRIMAPNGLFLQANKDASLTADYGQSTSWGDDDPSVFAVTRVTGLQGEYQICNGYGTAKATPILRNHWSTYIVEADFRFISESGLTAVRIPVGWWIANDPRPPTPYVGGSLKTLDKAFKWAEKYNLGVIIDLHAAPGSQNPFEHSSSKDGSQDWGTTDTNIAQTVQVIDFLASRYAKSPSLLAVELMNEPLAPGVSLESLKTYYRDGYNTVRKHSSDAYVIMSNRLSSPDPTELLGLAGGLPGSVIDVHYYALFNNMFDTFTVQQNIEFIKTNYSSDLSIVTRENGPLTFVGEWVAEWKVPNAAKQEFQMFANAQMDVYGRATFGWSYWTLKNVNNHWSMEWMINNGYISLKS; this is encoded by the exons ATGAGGAGCCGCCTCTTCCACTACTCCTTGCTCCTCGTGCTGTGCTTCCTCTCCCGAAGCTCGGCAGCTATGGCTGCTCCTCGTCTCCCCGTGCGAGCGGTGAACCTCGGAGGGTGGCTGGTCACGGAGGGCTGGATCCTGCCGTCCCTCTTCGACGGCATCCCCAACAACGATCTCCTG GACGGCACGCAGCTGCAGTTCAAGTCGGTAACGCAGAACGCCTACGTGGCCGCGGAgaatggcggcggcgcggggctggtGGCGAACCGGCCTCAGGCGTCTGGCTGGGAGACCTTCAAGCTGTGGCGGATCAACGAGGTGACATTCAACTTCAAAGTGTTCGGCAACCAGTTCGTGGGCGTCAAGAGCGACGGCTCGCTGGTCGCGACGGCCGCGTCGCCGGGGCGGCCAGAGACGTTCCGACTGGTCCGCAGCCCCGGCGACCAGTACAGGATGCGGATCATGGCGCCCAACGGTCTCTTCTTGCAG GCAAACAAAGATGCCTCGCTGACGGCGGACTATGGCCAGAGCACCAGCTGGGGCGACGACGACCCGTCGGTGTTCGCGGTGACCAGAGTGACGGGGCTACAAGGGGAGTACCAGATCTGCAACGGCTATGGGACTGCAAAGGCTACACCTATTCTCAGG AACCATTGGAGCACATATATAGTGGAAGCTGACTTCAGGTTCATCTCCGAAAGCGGGCTGACCGCAGTGAGAATACCAGTGGGATGGTGGATCGCTAACGACCCCAGACCTCCAACACCTTACGTTGGAGGTTCACTTAAAACCTTAGACAAGGCATTCAAATGGGCAGA GAAGTACAATCTAGGCGTCATCATTGACCTACATGCAGCTCCTGGGTCGCAAAATCCCTTTGAGCACAGCTCCTCCAAGGATGGCTCACAGGACTGGGGCACCACCGACACTAACATCGCACAAACTGTGCAAGTGATAGATTTTCTCGCATCCAGGTACGCCAAAAGCCCAAGCCTCCTCGCAGTTGAGCTAATGAACGAGCCGTTGGCACCCGGTGTATCCCTGGAGAGCCTAAAAACGTACTACCGCGACGGGTACAACACCGTCAGGAAGCACTCATCGGATGCCTATGTGATCATGTCCAACCGGTTGTCATCCCCGGACCCAACAGAGCTCCTCGGGCTCGCTGGCGGGTTACCTGGATCCGTCATCGATGTGCATTACTACGCGTTGTTCAACAACATGTTTGATACTTTCACCGTGCAACAAAATATTGAATTCATCAAGACCAACTACTCAAGCGATCTTAGCATTGTCACGAGGGAAAATGGTCCCCTCACCTTTGTAG GAGAATGGGTGGCTGAGTGGAAGGTGCCTAATGCAGCGAAGCAAGAGTTCCAAATGTTTGCAAATGCACAGATGGATGTGTATGGGAGGGCAACGTTTGGATGGTCCTATTGGACTCTCAAGAATGTGAACAACCACTGGAGTATGGAGTGGATGATTAACAATGGATACATCTCCTTGAAAAGCTAG